A stretch of the Roseofilum capinflatum BLCC-M114 genome encodes the following:
- a CDS encoding DUF502 domain-containing protein: MFQRLKQDLKNDLIAGLLVVIPLATTIWLTITIASWVVNVLTRIPKQVNPFDGLHPILVYFLNLVVGLAVPLLSILVIGLMARNIAGRWLLDVGERIVQAIPLAGSVYKTLKQLLETLLKDSKDKFRRVVLVEYPREGLWSMGFVTGPLSPELRSKFPEPMINVFIPTTPNPTTGWYAIVPEKDVINLAISIEDAFKVVVSAGIVNPTVGLLAPAKGQSGYTLEDRKNSTVTENPAEKLGLAVSLSLEESSEVE; the protein is encoded by the coding sequence GTGTTCCAACGCTTGAAGCAAGATTTAAAGAATGATTTGATTGCTGGGTTGCTGGTGGTGATCCCCTTGGCAACCACAATCTGGCTCACCATTACGATCGCCAGTTGGGTGGTTAATGTCCTCACTCGGATTCCCAAACAGGTCAACCCGTTTGATGGACTGCATCCGATTTTGGTCTATTTTCTCAATTTGGTGGTGGGATTAGCCGTTCCCTTACTTAGTATCCTTGTGATTGGTCTGATGGCTCGGAATATTGCCGGCCGCTGGTTGCTGGATGTGGGGGAGCGTATTGTGCAGGCCATTCCCTTGGCCGGTTCCGTTTATAAGACCTTAAAGCAATTGCTGGAAACCTTGCTGAAAGATTCTAAAGATAAGTTTCGGCGAGTGGTATTAGTGGAATATCCCCGTGAGGGTCTATGGTCGATGGGGTTTGTGACTGGGCCCCTAAGTCCAGAGTTACGTTCCAAGTTTCCAGAGCCAATGATTAATGTGTTTATCCCCACAACACCCAATCCAACAACGGGATGGTATGCGATCGTGCCAGAGAAGGATGTAATTAATTTAGCGATTTCCATTGAGGATGCCTTTAAGGTGGTGGTTTCGGCAGGCATTGTTAACCCCACGGTGGGATTACTCGCTCCTGCGAAGGGCCAATCAGGATATACACTAGAGGATCGGAAGAATTCGACCGTGACTGAGAATCCGGCGGAAAAACTAGGCCTGGCCGTTTCTTTGAGTCTGGAGGAATCTTCTGAAGTTGAGTAG